The sequence ATCAATGTGCCCCTTTGTTGGTGATATTAAACCCGCTAAAATTTTCATTAATGTTGATTTACCTGAACCATTATCGCCTTGAAGATATATGACATCCCCTTGACGCAGTTCGAGTAACTCGGCGTTAAAGAGTCGGCGTGAACCAAAAGACATCTCTAAGTCACGGGCAACGAGTTTGACATTAGTCATAGCTTAATGGCTCCTTGGCATCGCTTTGCCGCGTAAACTACCTAAGGCAAAGTTAAGGATCAAGGATAAGATTAGCAGCACGAGTCCTAGGGCGATAGCTTGGGCGAAATCGCCTTTACTGGTTTCGAGGGCGATAGCTGTTGGAATGTTGCGAGTTAGGTTAAGAATATTGCCCCCCACCATCATTGAGCAGCCCACTTCTGTGAGAATGCGACTAAACGCTGCAACAATCGCTAGAAGTAGTGGCATGCGTAACTCGCGGCAGACGGTCCATACGGCACGTACCCATGAAGCGCCCAAGGTTTGAGAGGTTTCCCAGGCTCTGCGATCAACGCTGGTAAAGGCGGCTTGGCTCATGGCGATAAGCACGGGGGCGCAGATGAGCATTTGTCCGAGGATCATCCCTTCTTGAGTGAACAACCACTTTAAATCGCCCAGAGGGCCATTTCGGGTGAGGAGCAAATATACCAACAGGCCGATAACCACAGTGGGAATAGATTGCAGTGTTTGAACCAAATTGGTGATTAACCACTTCCCCCTAAATGGCGCAAATGCCAGTACGAACCCGAGTACCATCGACGGGATCAGGGTGATTAGCAGTGCCGCGAAAGATACTGAAAACGAGACATAAATGATGGACCAGACTTCAGGGTCCAATGAAAACAGCAGGTTTAGGGCCTGCTGTAACAGGGCTAGCCAACCGTCGTTCATTCGCTATAAGTTGCCTTGAACAATTGCTCACCTTCAACTTTGAAGTTGTTAATCATGGTTTGACCTTCTTTACTGCTTAACCAATCACTGAAAGCTTTAGCGCCTTTATGGTTCAGATCTGGATACTTAGCAGGGTTGATTAGGATCACTTGGTATGGGTTGGCTAAGGTTTTACCCCCATCAAAATCGACACTGAGATCCAGTTTAGTTTTATAAGCGACGAATGTGCCGCGATCCGACAGAGTATAACCTTGTAGCTCGTTTGCCATCAGTAAGGTTTTCCCCATGCCTTGACCAACGGAAGTATAACCTTTGAAATCAGGAGTGACACCCGCTGCTTTCCATACTTCTAACTCTTTAATGTGAGTGCCTGAATTATCACCGCGAGAGATAAAAGGTAAACCGGATTTTGCAATTTTAGCAAAAGCTTCTTCGGCAGTTTTGCTTTCACGCAGTTTTGCAGGATCGTTTTTAGGCCCTAATACCACAAAATCGTTTTCCATGATGCCACGAGGTTCGACACCAAAACCGTCTGCCACAAATTTTGCCTCAGCACTTGGGGCGTGGGTCATCACTAAATCAACGTCCCCTTGCTCGCCCAGTTTGAGGGCTTTACCCGTACCCGTTGCGATAACTTGTACTTTATAACCAGATTCACTTTCGAATTTAGGCAGTAAATCCTGTAACAAACCCGAGTTTTCGGTACTTGTTGTGGTGGCGAGCTTAATAATTTCTGTCGATTGAGCAGGTAACACTGTGAGCAAACTGGCGGTAACAACTAGACCTAACAGTGACTTCATATGGGATTTCATGTTTAGCATGGATACTCCTTGGCGAAAAAATAGGATTCCAACTCAAATGCCTACTTAAGTTGGTGATTCCAGAAATGGCAATGCGATGGGGTGGAAGCAAATTAGATGCCAAACTGATAATGGTACTTTTTGCATCACAAGCCGATCTAAAATGTGAACTCTGTCGCAGCCTTAACAAATATTTTGCAGACAAATTGTCGCAGCTCATGCTTCTTGTGGTTCATAGTGACCTATTTACTTAGTTTCAATGCTAGAATTACTCGCAATTGAGTCAAAATGTCCAGAAGCGAACACTATGAGCCAGATTGATAATAACCTCAAGCCTCTCCCTCTAGCCGTATCAGTGCTTATCGTCGACGATGAGCCTGGAATGCGAAGTTTTTTAAATAAAGCCCTTTCGAAGAAGTTCGCCTTAGTCGAAACCGCTGGCAGTATTGAGGATGCGGAGCAATTACGTAGCCGCTGCCATTTCGACTTGCTGATTGTCGATATTCGTTTGCCGGGGCGCTCTGGTATTGAATGGCATGAGGCATTAGATGAGCAGGGGCGTCGCTCGGATATTATCTTTATGACGGGCTATGCCGATATGGAAGTGGCAATCACTGCGCTGCGGGCGGGTGCTTCCGAT is a genomic window of Shewanella putrefaciens containing:
- a CDS encoding ABC transporter permease, whose protein sequence is MNDGWLALLQQALNLLFSLDPEVWSIIYVSFSVSFAALLITLIPSMVLGFVLAFAPFRGKWLITNLVQTLQSIPTVVIGLLVYLLLTRNGPLGDLKWLFTQEGMILGQMLICAPVLIAMSQAAFTSVDRRAWETSQTLGASWVRAVWTVCRELRMPLLLAIVAAFSRILTEVGCSMMVGGNILNLTRNIPTAIALETSKGDFAQAIALGLVLLILSLILNFALGSLRGKAMPRSH
- a CDS encoding substrate-binding domain-containing protein, yielding MLNMKSHMKSLLGLVVTASLLTVLPAQSTEIIKLATTTSTENSGLLQDLLPKFESESGYKVQVIATGTGKALKLGEQGDVDLVMTHAPSAEAKFVADGFGVEPRGIMENDFVVLGPKNDPAKLRESKTAEEAFAKIAKSGLPFISRGDNSGTHIKELEVWKAAGVTPDFKGYTSVGQGMGKTLLMANELQGYTLSDRGTFVAYKTKLDLSVDFDGGKTLANPYQVILINPAKYPDLNHKGAKAFSDWLSSKEGQTMINNFKVEGEQLFKATYSE